The region CTAAAAGTGGACCTCCGTAAATCTCGACGCCGAGTTGGACGTAACCGGCCTTTTCATAAACATCGTCTGCTTTCACACGGAATCCTGGCGAATCCGTATGCGCTCCGATCATCCGAAAACCGGTTCTATCAATAGGTGATGTTCCGACAACTCCAGCACACAAACCTGCGTCGCCGCGTTGTACGAAAAAACGGTCGCCTTGCGACAATTTCCACCGGTTTTGTTCGGTCAATTCAGAAAAATTGTTTGACAGAAGCCGTTTGCGGATCGATTTAACGGCGAACGCGCCAGTTGGCGATTCATCGAGAAAATTCATTAAATCTTCTACTGTCTTTTTCATCTCAAGGGTAAGGTTCATCAGATTCCTCCATTCTGGTTGGGATAATATAAAAAAGTTTCGTATAAATTGTTCCAGATTTTATTTAGTATGTAACGATCAAAATATTTAGTAATCTGATATATTAATATTTATCCGACTGTGGAAAATATCACAAAATAACTCTTGTGACAATAGAAATAGATATTGTCTAATCAAAAAAAATACGGTATTTTTAGCGGTTTTCAAAAAGGAACGAGGTTTTGGTAAATGACGAAGAAAGAAAAGAAGATTAGTGGTGATTCAAATAGAGCGCTCAGTAAGTATCTTGAAGAAATCGGAAAGTTTTCACCGCTGACTCCTGAAAAAGAGATCGAATTAGCCCAACGTCTTCGCGGGGGTGATCGTGAAGCGTTAAAAATTCTGACTGAATGCAATCTTCGGTTTGTCGTCAGTGTTGCGAAAGATTATCAGGGGCAGGGACTTCCGCTGACCGATCTGATCAACGAAGGAAATCTTGGGCTGATTAAAGCCGCCGAACGCTTCGACGAAACGCGCGGTTTTAAATTTATCTCGTATGCGGTTTGGTGGATTCGTCAGTCCATTTTGCAAGCGTTAGCCGAACATTCGCGCATCGTGCGCCTACCACTCAACCGCGTCGGCACCATTAGCAAGATTACAAAAGAAGCCGAAATTCTCGAACAGCAATACGAGCGTGCGCCGCTTCAGGATGAAATTGCCGCTGGGCTCGAAATGCAATCTGAGGAAGTTTCCGACGCCATCAGGATTTCCCGCAAACATCAGTCATTGAATGATCCTTTCCGCGATGGCGAATCAAACGCACTGATCGACGTCATTGAGGACGATGTTCAGGCGCCGCCTTATCATATTTTGATGGATGAATCTCTGAAACAAGAAATCCGCGCTGCGCTGAATACTCTGAAAAAACGCGAGCGAGATGCTATCAAGATGTACTTTGGGATCGATCGCGAATATGCATTGACGCTCAATGAAATTGGCGAGGAATTTAATCTCACGAGAGAGCGCGTTCGACAGATCAAAGAGAATGCGATTCGGCGCCTCAGTCACAAATCCCGCAGTAAAAATTTAAAGTCATACTTAGGTTAAAAAATAGAAAGAAAACATGTTAGAAGTAACCGTATACAAAAATGAACCGTTTGAAAGGGCCCTTCGCCGCTTTAAGAAGAAATACGAAAAAGCGGGTGTTCTGAACGACATCAAGAAGAATCTCAACTACGAAAAGCCCAGTGTCGAAAAAAGAATGCGCAAGGCGAAATCGATCAAACGACTGCACCGGACATTTTTCCAAAGGGAGACCGGTCTCTAATCTCTGCACTGGTCGGATCGGATCGATTCGACATTGTCAATTAACATTCATCCTTATGTCTTCCGATGACGAGAAGCCACGAATTTTAATCCACCAGATAGATAATCCTTTTTACATAATTGTCCGCTCTAATTTACCAGAAAGGACGACGGTATGATCCAAATCAGTCAAATGGGAATGACTTTTGGCGAGAGGAAACTCTTTTCTGATGTCACATTCAATTTGGCGATGGGAAACTGTTACGGTGTCGTTGGCGCGAACGGTTCCGGTAAAAGTACATTCCTGAAAATCCTGACCGGCGAATTGACGCCGACCACTGGCGAGGTGCGCACTCCGTCATTGCTAAGACTTGGTTTTCTGAAGCAGAACCATTTTGAGTTCGAAAACGACCGGATTTTGGACGTTGTTTTGATGGGTAATCCACGACTCTGGAGCGTGCTGAAGGAAAAGGAACGGCTGATTCATCAAAAAATGCTGGATGAAAAGGATGGCTCACGGCTCGCCGAACTTGAAATGCTGATTTCCGATCTCGGCGGCTACGAAGCAGAAACGCAGGCGGCAACACTTTTAAACGGACTCGGCATTGAAAATTCTCAGATTACTGAGACGATGTCAACACTTTCCGGCGGTTATAAACTGCGCGTTCTGCTGGCGCAATGCCTTTTTGGTAAGCCGAACGTTTTGCTGTTTGACGAACCGAACAACCATTTGGATATTGTTTCTATTGCATGGCTGGGCGATTACTTAGTCGAGTATCCCGGCGTTGTTGTTGTTGTTTCGCATGATTACCACTTTTTGAATCAGATTTCGACCCACATTTTGGACATCGATTATGAGTCGATCAAAATGTATAAAGGGAACTACGTTCAATTTACTGAGGCTAAAGAACTCGAAATCCGTCAGCGTGAGCAGGAAATAGTTCGGCAGGAAAAGAAGCAAGAAGAGTTACAGGCATTTTATGAGCATTTCCGTGCGAAGGCGACAAAAGCGCGTCAGGCGATCAGCCGGAAAAAGCAGTTAGACCGCATGGAAGATGTCGTCATCGTCCGCTCGTCACGCATCTCGCCGGTCTTTCAGTTCGTTCAGAAGCGCCCGTCTGGCAAACAGGCGCTTATCGTGTCCGATTTGGACAAGAGTTTCGACGATAATCACGTCTTGAAAAACGTATCGTTCTACCTTGGGCGCGGCGATCGCATTGCCGTCATCGGCCCAAACGGAGTCGGGAAATCGACGTTAATCAAAATTCTCGGCGGTCATTTGAAACACGACTCAGGGTGCGTTGAATGGGGACACGAAGTCTCGATCGGCTACTTCGCGCAGAATCATAAAGAACTTATCCCATCGGGTACAAATCCGTACGAATGGCTTTATGGTTTTGCGCCGACGGAATTCGTCAGCAATATCCGCGGTATTCTCGGAAAAGCGCTATTCAGCGGAGATGACGTTTATAAGCGCAGTGAAACGCTCAGCGGCGGCGAATCCGCTCGGCTCATTTTTGCCCGCCTGATGCTGGAACAGAACAACGTTCTGCTTCTCGACGAACCGACGAACCACCTCGATCTGGAAGCGATTGAAGCACTCTGGCAGGCGCTGGTGAAATTTCCCGGCACCGTTGTATTTGTCAGCCACGACCGGCATTTCGTTGAGAAAACTGCCACAGCCATCCTCGAACTGAGACACGACGGTTTCTCTTTTTTCGAAGGCGACTACCACGATTTTCTCGGCAGGAAAGGAATCGATCATCTCGATCGGAATGTTGTTCCTACAACTAAAAATGCCACTGTCGTTGAAAAGATGGACATAAAAAGAGTCAAACCAAACATGCGGGAACGGCGGCAATTCACTAAAGAACTCTCGCGACTCGAAGGCAAGGCGGCAAAGCGCGAAGAAGATATTCTCTCCATCGAAAACGAAATTGCCGACATCGATAATCTATTTGCCGGATCGGAAATCTATTTGCCGGGAAGACAAGATGAATTTCAGTGCCTATTCAGCCGACAAAAGGAACTGAAATTTTGCGTTCACGAAGAAATGATTCTTTGGGAAGCCGACCAAAACCGTATTGCTGAACTCAATCAACTTATCGCTGAAATAGACAACAGTAAAACTTCCCAATAAATTTTCTCGAAGTCAAATCGTTGAAACATAACAATTCGTCATTGTACTGTTGTTGTTTTCGGGCTATATTTCAGACAAATAAAAAGGTGATATTTGGGAAGTAAAAAGTATAGTGTTCAGATTAATAACGGCGAACGGACGCTTTCCGCTCAAGCGGGTGGTTCACTTTTGTCTGTTCTGTTTAAGAACGGCATTCTCGTTCCATCCGCATGCGGAGGCAACGGGAGATGTGGTTTTTGTCGTGTCAAAATTACCGAAGGCGCGCCTGATTTTACCGACTCGGAGCGGTCGATTATTTCGGAAGCGGATCGACTCAATCATGTTCGGCTCTCCTGCCAAATTCGGATATTTTCCGACATAAAGATTGAACTTCCCACGTCGATGTTCAAAGCCAAACGTTTTACAGGGATTCTGGAAGGGAAATCGGTATTAACGTCTGAGATCGTTGGCTTAAGCATTCGGCTCGTAAATCCGGAGGAAATTA is a window of Candidatus Marinimicrobia bacterium CG08_land_8_20_14_0_20_45_22 DNA encoding:
- a CDS encoding RNA polymerase subunit sigma, with translation MTKKEKKISGDSNRALSKYLEEIGKFSPLTPEKEIELAQRLRGGDREALKILTECNLRFVVSVAKDYQGQGLPLTDLINEGNLGLIKAAERFDETRGFKFISYAVWWIRQSILQALAEHSRIVRLPLNRVGTISKITKEAEILEQQYERAPLQDEIAAGLEMQSEEVSDAIRISRKHQSLNDPFRDGESNALIDVIEDDVQAPPYHILMDESLKQEIRAALNTLKKRERDAIKMYFGIDREYALTLNEIGEEFNLTRERVRQIKENAIRRLSHKSRSKNLKSYLG
- a CDS encoding ABC-F family ATPase — its product is MIQISQMGMTFGERKLFSDVTFNLAMGNCYGVVGANGSGKSTFLKILTGELTPTTGEVRTPSLLRLGFLKQNHFEFENDRILDVVLMGNPRLWSVLKEKERLIHQKMLDEKDGSRLAELEMLISDLGGYEAETQAATLLNGLGIENSQITETMSTLSGGYKLRVLLAQCLFGKPNVLLFDEPNNHLDIVSIAWLGDYLVEYPGVVVVVSHDYHFLNQISTHILDIDYESIKMYKGNYVQFTEAKELEIRQREQEIVRQEKKQEELQAFYEHFRAKATKARQAISRKKQLDRMEDVVIVRSSRISPVFQFVQKRPSGKQALIVSDLDKSFDDNHVLKNVSFYLGRGDRIAVIGPNGVGKSTLIKILGGHLKHDSGCVEWGHEVSIGYFAQNHKELIPSGTNPYEWLYGFAPTEFVSNIRGILGKALFSGDDVYKRSETLSGGESARLIFARLMLEQNNVLLLDEPTNHLDLEAIEALWQALVKFPGTVVFVSHDRHFVEKTATAILELRHDGFSFFEGDYHDFLGRKGIDHLDRNVVPTTKNATVVEKMDIKRVKPNMRERRQFTKELSRLEGKAAKREEDILSIENEIADIDNLFAGSEIYLPGRQDEFQCLFSRQKELKFCVHEEMILWEADQNRIAELNQLIAEIDNSKTSQ
- the rpsU gene encoding 30S ribosomal protein S21, which encodes MLEVTVYKNEPFERALRRFKKKYEKAGVLNDIKKNLNYEKPSVEKRMRKAKSIKRLHRTFFQRETGL